The window TGACCGGCTGGACGCGCAGGGAGCCAGGTGGATGGAGAAACATGGATTCGAGAGGCCAAAGTACTTCGTGCCACCAGACAAAGGTAAGAAGGCACGTTCTCATATTTGTTCTTCTTGTCCTAAGAATAATAAATCTTGATCTGGTTctgttttaagttatttatttttggctgtggcagGTCtctgttgctgagcatgggctctctCAGCTGTGGCCCGCGGGGCCGCGCTCTGGCTGTGGTGCACGGggtctcgttgcagagcatgggctctagggcacacgggctccgGGAGTTgtgtgcacaggtttagttgctccatggcatgtgggatcttcctgggtcaggaatcaagcctgtgtccccttactgacaggcagattcttaaccactgggccactagggaagtcctaaacCTTATTTTTAAATGCGTATAGCTTGACTGTGTTCCTgggagaataaataataaaaaccaatTATAGAGTCAGACGGGCGCGGAGACGCTTCTGGAAGTAACATCGCGATGGCTGCCCAAGGAGAACCCCAAGTTCAGTTCAAACTTGTTTTGGTTGGTGATGgtggtactggaaaaactacattcGTGAAGCGTCATCTGACTGGTGAATTTGAGAAGAAGTATGTAGCTACCTTGGGTGTTGAGGTCCATCCTCTTGTGTTCCATACCAACAGAGGACCTATTAAGTTCAATGTATGGGATACAGCTGGTCAGGAGAAATTTGGTGGACTGAGAGATGGCTATTATATACAAGCTCAGTGTGCCATTATAATGTTTGACGTAACATCAAGAGTTACTTACAAGAATGTGCCTAACTGGCATAGAGATCTGGTACGAGTGTGTGAGAACATCCCAATTGTGTTGTGTGGCAACAAAGTGGATATTAAGGACAGAAAGGTTAAGGCAAAGTCAATTGTCTTCCACCGAAAGAAGAATCTTCAGTACTATGACATTTCTGCCAAAAGTAACTACAACTTTGAAAAGCCCTTCCTCTGGCTTGCTAGAAAATTGATTGGAGACCCTAACTTGGAGTTTGTCGCCATGCCTGCTCTTGCCCCGCCAGAGGTGGTCATGGACCCAGCCTTGGCAGCACAGTACGAGCACGATTTAGAGGTTGCTCAGACAACTGCTCTCCCGGATGAAGATGATGACCTGTGAGAAAGTGAAGCTGGGGCCCAGCGTCAGAAGTCTAGTTTTATAGGCAACTGTCCTGTGATGTCAGTGGTGCAGCGTGTTTGCCACTTTATTATATAGCTAAGCAGAACATGTGCTTAATCTTTGGATGCTGAAGGAGATGGATGGGCTTTGGAGTGAAtgtggcagtttaaaaaaaaaaataccttcatttttTGGACCTGCATATTTAGGTGTTTTGGAACACAGTTGTTTCCTCCTTGAGTTTCAAATATAAGACTGCTATAGTCACATgacaatattgaaaaaaaaaaaaaaaccaattataCTGTCCTAAGCTATCAAGGAAACTCACCAGGACAAATCCcctccttttctgtcttcctttggtTTTCTCTGTCTTGTAGACCTTCTGGCCTTGGAGCAGAGCAAGACTTTCTACAAGCCAGACTGGTTTGAGATTGTGGAGTCCGAAGTCAAGTGCTGTAAGGAAGCTGTGTGTGTCATTGACATGTCCTCTTTCACAAAGTTTGAAATAACAGTAAGTATTTGAGAACCAAAAGAACAGATTCGGAAACATGCCTGTTTATTACATGCCTCTTGTTTTTCATCCATCGCTTCAGAACTGATTCTGTAAGAACTCTGGTGTAGTTTAGTGTGTCAACTGAATTATAACATTTTCTGGAACTTTTAGCTCTTTGTGTCTGATGCTTTCTCTGCTTGCAGAGGCCCGTCTGACACTAGAGTCAGCAGCTAGCTTCCCTGAGCTCCTTGCAGTGGAGTAAACCTACAAATATTGTTGTATGAGTACCAGCTAGTTGAATTTTCTCAGCAAGTGACCTTGCACGCCAGGCCGCATTGCCAGCCAGAGGTTCTTACATCTGTTATCTCTGTTTCATTCCCTAACCCTACAGTCCACCGGGGATCAGGCATTAGAAATTCTCCAGTACCTCTTCTCCAACGACCTTGATGTGCCCGTGGGCCACATCGTGCATACCGGCATGCTCAACGAGCGTGGCGGATACGAAAACGACTGCAGCATAGCCCGGCTGAGCAAGCGCAGGTGAGCCAGGCGCCACCCCGCTCCCTCCTCACGCAGGCTCTAGACAGCGTGGCCACTTCTGCAGGACACCGTTAATAACACTGAGAACAAAAAACATTTCATTAATGCATGGCCAGTTCATCAGCAGCGCCCGTGCATGCGCATGCAtacacaccccccacccctccccccaatgaggaggggaaaaaaggcacCAGATTATGTAAAACCTAGTGTGGAAAGTTAGTTATTCTACTTGGAGAAGGGGCCTTATCTTACGTTAGTAGGCTGTATGGTTTCTCGGCACTGGCAGGACGCCAGAACCTTGCTTTGTCCTGATGTGGTATGTCCTAGAAGGATGTGCTCTTGGATCCTTCCCTGAAAGCTATGAGACCACTGGCCATGTTCTGTCCATTGCTTTGACTCTAGCTGAGAGCCGACTGCTTCCTGATCATTTTTCTGCTGCCTGGTTTTGATTACTTTTGGTCtcactttcagtttcttcatgATTTCTCCAACCGACCAGCAGGTCCATTGTTGGGCTTGGCTTAAGAAGTACATGCCAGAAGACAGCAACCTGATTCTGGAGGACGTCACCTGGAAATATACCGGTAAGGGGCCCGTCGGCGTCAGGGGGCCCTCGGGGGTCGGCTGGCCCAGTGATCCAGGTTtgtcttctccatttgccttcttCACATCTGATGTTCAGGAGTGTCAGAGTTAGGATCTTGTAAGAGGCTCCTGGTCATGGCCAGTCGATCCCACATGTTATAAGTGGAGTGTGGGATGAGTTATTGCTTCTCTGTTTGTGTGTTAACCGCTGTATCCCCTACAGTCAGCCTATGAGAGTgcaaatatttgttcaattaaTACATGActcattattaaattattttaattcattatgTAAGTATTGTTTTCGTCACAATTTccccttagtttttttttttagtaagtaaATACTTCTTAAGGATAGTTAACTTTTTTCCTGATTATCTCCCCCTCAGCAGTCCTCTCAGGGAGCAGCCCTTTCTCTTCTGCCCCCTAATTCCAGCTTTAACCCCTCCCTGCTTCTCACTTAAAGGACCCTTGCCTTACCTCCACCAGACCCTCAGTGTACTGACAGCATCGTAGCAAACATGATGGCCTTCTTGCCACCAGATTGGAATACTGTAGAAGCTTACAGAAGCCAGGCTGTTTTCCAGTCCATCTGAGGGTATCTGATGTGTGATGCGCTCAGCTGCTGTCACAGATCCCAGCTGGGGGCCGCTCTCCTCGGGGCTCTCCTGTTACTGATTTGTGTTTGGGGCTTTCCATCATGCAGCCGCactgggaagaggaggagagcgGGACCTGTGTGGGTGCTCAGGGCCAGCCCTGGGAGTGGGCTCCCGTCCTCTGGCCTCATGCTCCTGGTCTCGCTGCAGAGGAGGCTGTAGAGTCTCGTCTTCCTCTGTACCCAGGAAGAGGCCACAGCTAGCCAGGCTCTCACATGCCAGGAGTCAGTGGCAGCACTTGGCAGCCTTGTCAGGAGAAGTGTGTTTGCCAGAATCTAGGTGCATCCTAGGACTGCCTGAACACAGGAAGGTTTTCATGGTCTTGCCACCCAGACCCGGCCATAGGTGAGCACGTCCAGAACAGACCTTCCCGATTGGCTCAGCCGTCCACCTGGAGCAGCCAGACATGTCCTGCTCTTTCTCCTTTAGCCCTCAACCTGATTGGTCCTCGCGCTGTGGATGTGCTGTCTGAGTTGTCCTACGCCCCCATGACTCCAGACCACTTCC of the Cervus canadensis isolate Bull #8, Minnesota chromosome 18, ASM1932006v1, whole genome shotgun sequence genome contains:
- the LOC122420362 gene encoding GTP-binding nuclear protein Ran; protein product: MAAQGEPQVQFKLVLVGDGGTGKTTFVKRHLTGEFEKKYVATLGVEVHPLVFHTNRGPIKFNVWDTAGQEKFGGLRDGYYIQAQCAIIMFDVTSRVTYKNVPNWHRDLVRVCENIPIVLCGNKVDIKDRKVKAKSIVFHRKKNLQYYDISAKSNYNFEKPFLWLARKLIGDPNLEFVAMPALAPPEVVMDPALAAQYEHDLEVAQTTALPDEDDDL